Genomic DNA from Flavobacterium sp. N502540:
GATTTTGTAGCCAAACTAGAGCTAAAACCAGAAATCAGCGAACGTTTACGCGATCATTTTGAAAAGAAATATCAGGTAAAAATGGATGATTTTTCAGCTTATAAAGCAGCTCAAAAAGTTAAACTACCTGTTCTTGTAATTCATGATCATGATGATCCCGAAGTTTCCGTAAAAGCAGGAATCCACATTCATAAACAACTGGAAAATGGAACTTTATATCTAACAGAAGGTTTGGGACACCGAAAAATTCTAGGCAATCAAAATGTCATTAAAAAAACGATAGATTTCATCAAAACCCCTTAATTTTGTGACAGTTATACTTTCTATTGTTCAATTCTAAAGAAACTAAAGATGGACTTATTTGGAGAAACAACAAATTGGGAAACAAAACTGGAACCCATCCTAAGTAAATATAAAGGAAGAAAACATCCTTTAGACTATCAAAATACTTATCAATTGTTAGTAATGGTTGTTCTGTCTGCTCAGGATTCTGATGCCAACATCAATAAAATTGCACCGGCACTATTTGAAAAATATCCCACACTAAAAAGTCTTTCTCAAACCGATGCAGAAACTTTCATTCCTTATATAAGTAAAGTCCGTAATTATCCCACAAAAGCGCAATGGCTTCTGGAAATTGCAAAAACGGTTCAAAATGATGAAGACATTCCATTAACCATGAAAGAACTAACAGCTTTAAAAGGTATTGGAAGAAAATCAGCCAATGTAATTTTACGAGAAACTCATCAAGCAGCAGAAGGAATTATTGCCGATTTACACGTCATACGCGTAGCACCAAGAATTGGTATTATCAAAGAGAGCAAAGATGGAATTAAAACAGAAAAAGACCTAATGCAGGTTTTGCCTAAAAACATTTGGTCTGAAATTGGCATGGCAATTTCTTTTTTAGGAAGGGAAACCTGCAGACCCAAACCCAAATGCGATGAGTGCACAATTGCAGACTCCTGTCATTACTTTGCAACTGAAATTGCATAAAAGCATTATTTTCTTCGGGTATCAATCAGATAGATAATTTTCCAATTGTCTTTTTCTTTAAACAAAGTAAAGGTATTTACTCCCGAGTGACTCAGTTTATCGTTTACATAAAACTGATAAGGCGCCCAAACATGTGCTATTGTACCGTCAATTTGAATATTGTAGCTTAAAATCTTTTCAGAAAATTCAATATTAGATGGGATTGTAGCAATTGATTTATAGAATTTACCAGCATTCTCCTCTGTAAGTTTGTTTCCTTTAACCAAACTCTCATTAATAGATTGCAGGACTATCTCATCCGCACAAACAGATTTCATTCTTACGGTATCTCTTTGGTGAAAACCTTCAAAAAAGGTTTCAATACTCTTCTGGACTTCCTGCTGTTGTGCGTTTACAGCTAATCCCAAAAATAACGAACTTACAATACAGAACATTCTCATAAGCAAAGCATAAAATTAAACCCCAAATTGACTCAGATGATGCTCCAGATGTTTAGCAAACATATTACTCCATTCTCTCGCAGTTAATCTGCCAAAAGAATGCGATTCTTTACCGTCGAAATCTTTTTCACCCAACAATTGCGTTTTATTAATGTAAGCAATCAGCCTTTCTCTTTCAAGATTAAAATCGCGAGTGCCATTTATAATAAATTGAGATGCCGTCGGATTATTATGTTTATACGGTGTCTCACTTACCACCTTATTTTTAACCAATGTCTTTAAAATAAACTTCAAAAAGAAACCTGGTTTTGGATGAATATCATCGTACACCATCTCATAGGAAACATTGCAGTGTGCCAGCATTTGAGCCACATCCATTTTACCCCAGAGCCCTTTCGAATCTGATTGAAGCAAATTGATACGTTTTACAAACTCATCACAATCTTCTTTATAAAAGACATTTTTCATCGTATTCCGATTTTTAGATAGATTAAACACTAAAGTAAAAATATGATTTTTATCTGAAATTACAATCTTTGATTTTAACCCGTCGAAAAAATAATTACTTACAAATTTTTAAATTAATACCTACTCAGCAAAAATATAGTAAAGATAGTTATGGCGTTCCCCTTCGGGTCGGGCTGTCCGCTAAATCTTTTGCGATAGAAGTTTCAGGGAATTTTTAAGTGAACGGTCATCGCAAAAGGATACCGCTTCCATCCCTAACGCAGCGTGCAATAAAAAGAATATTTAAAGAAAAAAAGGACCAATCATCCTTGAGCTATTTTCTAACCGCAAAGTCCGCAAAGGTATACGCAAAGCCCGCAAGGAAAAAAGGCTGAAAGCCCAAAAGCAAAAAGCATGGTGCAAAGCACTATGGACCAAAATAAACAGCAAACATCGCCCTGAAAGGGCAAAAGCAATTTTCACTCCTGTAAATCAAAAAAAATCCGTTCTGATCCGCGTTTTCGTCTGGCGAATCTGTATCATCCGCGTGCATTTTTTTTTAACCGCAAAGTCCGCGAAGGTTTACGCAAAGCCCGCAAGGATTTAAAAACGTTATAAAACAAAAAACCCTATCCGAATTGGATAGGGTTCTTAAAAGAAAGGCGACGACATACTCTCCCACATAACTGCAGTACCATCTGCGCAGGCGGGCTTAACTTCTCTGTTCGGGATGGGAAGAGGTGAGCCCCGCCGCAATAACCACCTTAAGGTTTTTAGTCTAAAGTCACAAGTCTTAAAGTTTTAAAGTCTTTCAACTTTATGACTTTAATCTTTCGACTTAAAGACTGCTCGCGTCGAGCTAATATTTTAACATACTGAGATAAAGAAACAAATAAGTTTTTTTGTTAAGAAAGTTTCCTCCCTCTCGTCTGGGACGAGAGGGAAAAGGGTGTACATAAGCTTACGGATTATTAGTACTACTCGACTATGACATTACTGCCTTTACATCTATAGCCTATCAACGTGGTCATCTTCCACGATCCTTAAAAGAAATCTCATCTTGTGGTGGGTTTCGCGCTTATATGCTTTCAGCGCTTATCCCTTCCAAACGTAGCTACTCTGCGGTGCCCCTGGCGGGACAACAGATACACTAGAGGTTTGTCCAATTCGGTCCTCTCGTACTAGAATCAGATCCACTCAAATTTCTAACGCCCACAGTAGATAGAGACCGAACTGTCTCACGACGTTCTGAACCCAGCTCGCGTGCCACTTTAATGGGCGAACAGCCCAACCCTTGGGACCTTCTCCAGCCCCAGGATGTGACGAGCCGACATCGAGGTGCCAAACCCCCCCGTCGATATGAGCTCTTGGGGGAGATCAGCCTGTTATCCCCGGCGTACCTTTTATCCTTTGAGCGATGGCCCTTCCATGCGGAACCACCGGATCACTATGCTCTACTTTCGTACCTGATCGACCTGTATGTCTCTCAGTCAAGCTCCCTTATGCCATTGCACTCTACGCACGGTTACCAAGCGTACTGAGGGAACCTTTAGAAGCCTCCGTTACTCTTTTGGAGGCGACCACCCCAGTCAAACTACCCACCAAGCACTGTCCTCTTCATCGAAGAGTTAGGCCTCAGATAAACAAAGGGTTGTATTTCAACAATGACTCCACAACGCCTGGCGACGCCACTTCAAAGTCTCCAACCTATCCTACACATCATTTATCCAAGGTCAATACTAAGCTATAGTAAAGGTGCACAGGGTCTTTTCGTCCCACTGCGGGTAAACGGCATCTTCACCGTTACTACAATTTCACCGAGCTCATGGCTGAGACAGTGTCCAGATCGTTACACCATTCGTGCAGGTCGGAACTTACCCGACAAGGAATTTCGCTACCTTAGGACCGTTATAGTTACGGCCGCCGTTTACTGGGGCTTCAATTCAATGCTTCTCCGAAGATAACATCTCCTCTTAACCTTCCAGCACCGGGCAGGTGTCAGGCCCTATACTTCATCTTACGATTTTGCAGAGCCCTGTGTTTTTGATAAACAGTCGCCTGGACCTCTTCACTGCGGCCAGCTTGCGCTGGCGACCTTTCTCCCGAAGTTACAGGTCTATTTTGCCTAATTCCTTAGCCATGAATCTCTCGAGCACCTTAGGATTCTCTCCTCAACTACCTGTGTCGGTTTACGGTACTGGTACTAATTACCTGAAGTTTAGAGGTTTTTCTTGGAAGCCCTTAGGCGCACTATCTCTTTGTCCGAAGACTCCGAGTACTATCGTATTTCACCATTCTCTACGGATTTGCCTATAGAGAATATAGCTAGGTACTTCAACGAACTATTCCGTCAGTTCGCGGCGCTTTCATCACTCCGTCACCCCATCACAGTAATTAGTAGTACGGGAATATTAACCCGTTGGCCATCGACTGTCCCTTTCGGGTTCGCCTTAGGACCAGACTAACCCACAGCTGATTAGCATAGCTGTGGAAACCTTAGTTTTTCGGTGTGCGGGTTTCTCGCCCGCATTATCGTTACTTATGCCTACATTTTCTTTTCCAGCCAGTCCAGCATACCTTACGATACACCTTCAACCCTGCTGGAATGCTCCCCTACCACTTTGTATTACTACAAAATCCATAGCTTCGGTAATATGCTTATGCCCGATTATTATCCATGCTCGTCCGCTCGACTAGTGAGCTGTTACGCACTCTTTAAATGAATGGCTGCTTCCAAGCCAACATCCTAGCTGTCTGGGCAGACAAACCTCGTTCTTTCAACTTAGCATATATTTGGGGACCTTAGCTGATGGTCTGGGTTCTTTCCCTCTCGGACTTGGACCTTAGCACCCAAGCCCTCACTGTTATCAATCATTATATAGCATTCGGAGTTTGTCAGGAATTGGTAGGCGGTGAAGCCCCCGCATCCAATCAGTAGCTCTACCTCTATATAACTAAAATAACGCTGCACCTAAATGCATTTCGGGGAGTACGAGCTATTTCCGAGTTTGATTGGCCTTTCACCCCTACCCACAGGTCATCCGAAGACTTTTCAACGTCAACCGGTTCGGACCTCCACACTGTGTTACCAGCGCTTCATCCTGCCCATGGGTAGATCACACGGTTTCGCGTCTAACACTACTGACTAAAGCGCCCTATTCAGACTCGCTTTCGCTACGGATCCGTGACTTAATCACTTAACCTTGCCAGCAACGTTAACTCGTAGGCTCATTATGCAAAAGGCACGCCGTCACCCCACTTAAGGGCTCCGACCGCTTGTAAGCGTATGGTTTCAGGATCTATTTCACTCCGTTATTCACGGTTCTTTTCACCTTTCCCTCACGGTACTGGTTCACTATCGGTCTCTCAGGAGTATTTAGCCTTAGCGGATGGTCCCGCCAAATTCAGACAGGGTTTCACGTGCCCCGCCCTACTCAGGATACCACTATCTATTATACTTGTTACCCATACGAGGCTATCACTCTCTGTGGCTCGACTTTCCAGTCGATTCCGGTTCCTTGTACATAAAATATCGTGGTCCTACAACCCCAACAATGCCGTAACATCATTGGTTTGGGCTAATCCGCGTTCGCTCGCCACTACTTACGGAATCACTTTTGTTTTCTTCTCCTCCGCCTACTTAGATGTTTCAGTTCAGCGGGTTTGCCCACCTATCGGTGTACTATGTCTTCAACATAGTGGGTTGCCCCATTCGGATATCTACGGATCAATCGATGTGTGCTCGTCCCCGTAGCTTTTCGCAGCTTATCACGTCCTTCTTCGCCTCTGAGAGCCTAGGCATCCCCCATACGCCCTTATTTTGCTTATTGTACCAATCTTGTTTCTTAAAACAAGACCGTTTTTTTTGTCTTTTATTATTGCTAATAAAAAACGCTTTCTACTTTCTTATTATTTTCTTATCTCAATATGTCAATGAACTTTTATCAATTAGATAATACAGTAATTAGTCAATTTGATAATTAATTATCTCATATTCTAATTGGCTAATTATCTAATTAACCAGTGGAGAATAACGGAGTCGAACCGTTGACCTCCTGCGTGCAAGGCAGGCGCTCTAGCCAGCTGAGCTAATCCCCCATTTCTTTAGTGATGAGTTATTAGTTATGAGTTATGCTCATAAGCTCTCAACCTCTAAAATTTCCTTGTAAATTAAGCTTTCAGTCTTTCTTAGTTGATCTTTCTTTTTATAACTTATAATTTATAACTCATAATTCAAAACTCTAAAAAAGTAGTCCCGGGCAGACTCGAACTGCCGACCCCTACATTATCAGTGTAGTACTCTAACCAGCTGAGCTACGAGACTCTGTTTTTACTTAATTCTTTCATTTTTTTAAATTAACAGCAAGAGTAATACAATCTCCAATTCAGAGACCCATAAATAGTCATCTTTTTTCCTTAACGTGCACTAGGCTAACAGTAAGGCTCTAGAAAGGAGGTGTTCCAGCCGCACCTTCCGGTACGGCTACCTTGTTACGACTTAGCCCTAGTTACCAGTTTTACCCTAGGCAGCTCCTTGCGGTCACCGACTTCAGGCACCCCCAGCTTCCATGGCTTGACGGGCGGTGTGTACAAGGCCCGGGAACGTATTCACCGGATCATGGCTGATATCCGATTACTAGCGATTCCAGCTTCACGGAGTCGAGTTGCAGACTCCGATCCGAACTGTGACCGGTTTTATAGATTCGCTCCTGGTCGCCCAGTGGCTGCTCTCTGTACCGGCCATTGTAGCACGTGTGTAGCCCAAGGCGTAAGGGCCGTGATGATTTGACGTCATCCCCACCTTCCTCACAGTTTGCACTGGCAGTCTTGTTAGAGTTCCCGACTTGACTCGCTGGCAACTAACAACAGGGGTTGCGCTCGTTATAGGACTTAACCTGACACCTCACGGCACGAGCTGACGACAACCATGCAGCACCTTGTAATTTGTCTTGCGAAAGATCTGTTTCCAAACCGGTCAAACTACATTTAAGCCTTGGTAAGGTTCCTCGCGTATCATCGAATTAAACCACATGCTCCACCGCTTGTGCGGGCCCCCGTCAATTCCTTTGAGTTTCATTCTTGCGAACGTACTCCCCAGGTGGGATACTTATCACTTTCGCTTAGCCACTGAACTTGCGCCCAACAGCTAGTATCCATCGTTTACGGCGTGGACTACCAGGGTATCTAATCCTGTTCGCTACCCACGCTTTCGTCCATCAGCGTCAATCCATTAGTAGTAACCTGCCTTCGCAATTGGTATTCCATGTAATCTCTAAGCATTTCACCGCTACACTACATATTCTAGTTACTTCCTAATAATTCAAGTTTAGCAGTATCAATGGCCGTTCCACCGTTGAGCGATGGGCTTTCACCACTGACTTACTAAACCGCCTACGGACCCTTTAAACCCAATGATTCCGGATAACGCTTGGATCCTCCGTATTACCGCGGCTGCTGGCACGGAGTTAGCCGATCCTTATTCTTACGATACCGTCAAGCTCCTTCACGAAGGAGTGTTTCTTCTCGTACAAAAGCAGTTTACAATCCATAGGACCGTCATCCTGCACGCGGCATGGCTGGATCAGGCTTGCGCCCATTGTCCAATATTCCTCACTGCTGCCTCCCGTAGGAGTCTGGTCCGTGTCTCAGTACCAGTGTGGGGGATCTCCCTCTCAGGACCCCTACCCATCGTAGCCTTGGTAAGCCGTTACCTTACCAACTAGCTAATGGGACGCATGCTCATCTTTTACCGTTGTGACTTTAATAGTATCTCGATGCCGAGTCACTATACTATGAGGTATTAATCCAAATTTCTCTGGGCTATCCCTCTGTAAAAGGTAGATTGCATACGCGTTACGCACCCGTGCGCCGGTCTCTATATCCGAAGACATATACCCCTCGACTTGCATGTGTTAAGCCTGCCGCTAGCGTTCATCCTGAGCCAGGATCAAACTCTTCATCGTATATTTTTTATATTATATTGCGATGAATATCTATCGGTTCTTTTCGAATCTTACGATTCCATTACTCTTATTCTTTTGTTCCGATTTTCATCGAAACGGCTGTCAATTCAATATGTCTACGAACGTATTCTTTTTTCTTAATCTCGCTTGTTTCTCAAAGCGGGTGCAAAAGTAGAAAACTTATTTCTAATCGGCAAGAGTTTTTTGAAGTTTTTTTTTAGAAAATTTCTTTTCGTTTTTAACTTCTCTCCTTACCAATCTTTCAATGAACTTCCCTTGTTTTGCGGGGTGCAAACTTAAAACTTTCTTTCTTTACTCACAAGCTTTTTTTAATCTTTTTTGAAAATAAATTTTCGTTTTGATTCGTTTTGCTTATCAGTATTTCTGCGAACGTTTATCGCTGTTGCGGGTGCAAAAGTAGTCACTTTATCCGCTTTCACAAGCTTTTTCTAAACTTATTTTTGAAGTTTTTTGAAACTTTTCCTTAACACCTTGACAACACCTCTTTTACAAATTAAGCTATTTTCGTATTTGAAAGGTTTTTCTTTAGCAAATTAGATTCAATACTACAACTACCCTTGAAACATCCCTATTTTATTAGTCTCGCAAAGATGCAAAGGCGCGAAGTCTTTGCTTTATGACCGATCTTTCCTTTGAAAACCCATGCCCTAGCCCCGATAGTAGTGGAAATCCTTTTGATTTTTCCTTTAAAAAGCAAAAGATTGCAGCGGATAGCGGGATAAAGCTTCGACTTCGCTCAGCTGGACAAAACTGCTTTTCTTGCATTTTCGCTTAGCTGGACAAAAAAACCACTCTTATATATAGTATAGAATCTCAAATTCCAAATTCCAAACCTAATGGCTTCGACTTCGCTCAGCCGCACAGAAACTGCTTTTCTTGCATTTTCGCTTAGCTGTACAGAATCACTCCTTATATATTAGGTCGCAAAAAAAACAAACCCGACAGGTTCTGAAAACCTGTCGGGTTGTAAATTGCTCATTATCCAGAACTAGTCTGTGAAATTATCTAATAATTAATTTCTCAATAGCTGTATTTCCGTCCTGTTCTACTTTTATTAAGTATACGCCGCTTGGCAGACCCAAAACATTCACTTCTGTTTTTTCTGTTTTAACAGAAAGTACTTTCTTTCCTGTCATATCAGATATTACAATGTTTTTAGGGCTGTCTGAAGCTGACTTCACATGAACTTTTCCTTCGATAACCGGATTTGGATATAATACAAAACCATTGATAGCGTTAGTTGGCAAGCCCAACGTACATGTAGTACTTGAAACATTTACTGTACGTGTTACTGTAGCTTGATTTTGCAACGCATCTTTTACCGTATAGGTTACTATATATTGCCCCGGAGTATTAACATCTACAGTACCTGAAACGATAACCGAAGAAGTAATATCTGTATTTGTGTTGTCTACAGCTGTATAACCCGCATCTGTATACACACAACCTTTGTCAATTGAAACGACTGCATTACCTAAAAGTGTGATTGTAGGCTTAGCCACTTCTATCGTCAAAGTCCAATACTCAATAGTACCGTTTTGTGCCAATACATTATAAGATACAGGTCCGGTATAGTTTAGTGATGTCACTCCACTAGTCTGAACATAAGTACCAATACGTAATGTAGCGAAATCAGAAACCTGAGCATTAGGCACTAAAGCACTTAAATTAGCATTATTGTTTACCTGAACTTTAACCGTTTTAGCTACAGGATCAATAACACTTGTTCCTACCTGATTAGCTACTGAATAAGACAGAATACTTGCTTTAGTATTTTTTGCATTAATATCTACCGTATAGTTAGTTTGAGATTGCTTATTTTCTGAAACAACTGTTACTAACAAACTATTTCGATAATCTGAAGCAGTTACTTTTGAATTAAGCTGTTTTACTCCGTCAACATAGAGCTCTGCTCCTGGCGAAACAGTAAAATCTGCAATTAAGTTTGAAACATTGTAACCGAACGGTACTGTTTTAGTAGCATTATTTCCAACAATATCGGTATAAATTTCCTGTGACAAACCTGGATTCGAAACGGTTTTAAAATCATAAGAAAGTAATTTACTTTCATTGCTTAAACCTGTAACAACTTTAATAGTGTATGTTTCAGAAATTCCGGTATTAAATCCAACTCCTTCTACCGTTAAAGTAACTGGATTGGTAAAATCGTTTGGCGTTACTCCATTTACTTGTGTCACACCTCCAATTTTTGCAATACTTTTCATTCCTAAAGTATAGTTGGCAATTGCATTTGTAATATCCGACCCATTGTTTAATATTACAGTAAACGTTTTGGTAGGCGCATCATAACTTGTAGCTAATTGATTTACAAAATCTATTTTTTGCAATAGAACTGGTACATTCCAGAATTTACCATCGCCTAAACCGTTGGTATCAGCATTGGTTACAACAGCAGTGTTATCACTTATTGTACTATCAAAGACAAACTGTTTATTACCTTCTGAAAAGCTGTAATATGCCAATAGCCCAGGTTCGTTTCCAACGTATTTTGTTGTTGAATTTGCTGCAATTGTTGCCTGATTGCGAACTCCAGCCCAAATACGAACTTCATCAATATTACCATTTAAACCACGAGCCAATCCTGCGTTATTACCTATATAGGCAGGTGCTGCAGCATTTGAAGTTGATGCCCCCGCAGTACCAGTGCTTGTATAAGGAACTGAAACTCCATCAATATAAACTGTATACACGTTAGCAGCACTTACTGTATAAGCGATGTGGTGCCATGTATTTTGTTTTATGGTATTCACTCCTGTATTAATTACATATGGTCCGCCCGCTGTTGTAATAGAGATCACTAAACTATTCTCTTTATACAAACTCAAACTATTATTGGTATGAATAAAAGCCAACGCTGTGCTCTTATCTAAAAGCCTTGCAAAAGTTGTAGGTTGTTTTTGATTCACCCAAAGCTCATACGTATAATTATTAGTAAGATTCAAAGCAGGTGTAGCCCCTGTTATTATAAAATCGTTTACACCGTCAAAAGTTCCCGTCACATTAGTCGCGTAATTTGCAGCATGTGAAAGTGTTATTGATTTAGAATCGTTTAAAGGATCTGTATCTGCAGGCAGTTTTGTATAAACCTGAATTGTATAATCACCAGGCGCTCCTAAATCTGCCTTAGTAGTAAATGTAATGGTAGCTGTTCCTCCTGCTGCAATTGAAGCAACTTGATTCTGAATTACTTCAGCACCATTGTTGATCTTATAAGCAACCGGGAAGTTCGAAATTGCTGCAGTGGAATAATTACGAATTACAGCCGAAACCGTCACAGGAGCATTTCCTGGTTTAATTGGTGCTGAAATTGCATCAATACTGGCATCAGCAGCCGTAAAAGGCAATACACTAATAGTGTATTCCTCTACTTCAAAATCACTTCTTGAACTTGTTAATCCATCAAAAGTTGGTCCAAGATTCACATTGAAATATTCTGATGGTGAACGGAACATGTGCAATACGCGCATTAATTTGTCACCAGAAGTCGTGTTTGCCGGAATGGTAAACCCTCCTGCCAATGTAGCCATATTTCTGAAATAATGTGTACTTGTGGTCGATGCTATAGCAGGTGACGCAGAAGTTGGAGTAGTATTTACCCAAAAGTTTCCTGCATAAAATTCATCCGTTAAATTACCATCTCCGTTCAAATCAATCACGATCATTGTGAAAACTCCTGTTGCAGTTGCCGACAAATCTCTTGTAATTGGCGTTTCTGTCTTTGTAATAGTTACTTCCGGCTGATAAGTAAAGCCAGCATAAACCGGAATTTTTATGTTTTTAAAATCTGAATACGCTGTAGTACCAGAGTTGTTTACCACATCATTCCATTTGAAACGCGAAATTGCGTATCCATTTGTATTGGTATGAACCGGTAATTCATTTTTATTATACACCACTTTTTCGACTGCATCATTAGACGGGTTACTATCCGGTAAATCAGCTCCAGCTTTGATGGTATAAGTAGCATCAACTACTGATAAATCAGCTTTAGTCGCAAAAGTAAAACTTACTGTAGAATAGGCCGCTATCGTCGGAACGTTTTCCGTAACTTTTGCTGCACCGTTTATTTGATAAAATACCGGATGATTAGTTAAAGCACTTCCTCCTAAATTACTAACTCTAATAGTCACATCATGTGTACTGGTCTTTTTTCCTAAAACTTCAGGAGTTGTAATCGAAACAACAGATACATCTGTTATCACTGGTTTTGCCACACATTCAATATCAGCTATCCATCCCAATTCATTTACATCACTATCTGAAGTAAATCTAAATGTTAGCTCTCCTCCTGCAGCTGTTGACGTTAATGAAGGAGGTAAAGTATTTCCTGTGAAGGTACCTAATAAAGGAGCCGTTGCACTTGTTCCGTTATACACATATAAGTAGTCATAATCCTGCTCAACATTAAAGGCAGAAAAAGTTACCTTAATACTATTTCCGGCTGTTGCAGGTTTAAAAGTTATCGTTTGCGAAAGATTGTTTGCGTAATTTGCATAACGCGAACCACTATCTGTAAATGTCGCTGCACAAGTAGGTGCCGGAGCAGCTCCACCCATTAAAACATCAGTTCCTGTATTACGAACACTTTTCTCTATCGTATTGTTGTCTGCAACCGCATCACCTGTATAGTTTACTTTTCCAACTACTGTGTAAAGTTTTGGAGTTGAAAAATCAGCTTTTTGTACAAAATCAAAAGATGCTTCCGTAAATGGGTTAATTGGTCCAGGAATAGTTTCAATCACTTCTGCTCCACCATCAATTTTATATGAAACAGGTACATTGCTTACCGCAACAGGAGAATGATTGAATACTTTTACTTTTACAGTTTCATTGGCTGTTATTCCTGTATTTGGAATTAATGATGTTAATTCAAGATCTGTTGCAGTTGCCTCAAAAATCGAAACATTATCAATAAAAACAGAATTGTACACATTATCATTAGCGATTACTTGCACATCGTTATCCATAACCGACTCAAAAACTACAGTAAATACTGTTCCTGCATAAGCCGATAAATCATATAATAATTCTGTATTGCCAGAGGTAGCCGTTCCCCCATAAACGCCAACATTCTCATAGCTATTTACAGGAGTACCATTTACAACAAGTCTAAAAAAGTTTTTGTTTGGTAATGGTGAAGCACCAACTGTACTCCAAATTAAATTAAATTTAAGTCCAATTGTTTTACCTGTCAAACTTGTCGCATCGATATCACAGAATGAGACTTTCTTAACGAAGTTTGGATTATTAGTAAATGCGTTAGCAGACGTACTGGCTACCCAAGGAGAAGAAGACGCATCTCCAGATCCTGCCATTTTTGCTCCGTCTACAAAATCTGCATTAATGTATTCATACTTCACTAAACCTGTTGTTCCTTTAGAAAACACATAATTAGCCGCTTTTCTGGAATTAAAATTCTCCACAAAAGGTAGAGTTGCAGCGCTAACAACGGCTTGAGAAACCGGTTCTACGTTTACTGCTCTTACTCTTTCAGAAACAATTCCT
This window encodes:
- a CDS encoding S8 family serine peptidase, producing the protein MRLKLLTLLVLLVAIPIWSQKTSESDFVISLNGNKITTTSNFKQQFKDKKSTAKQSLKTEYTLLQFTKIPSLEEQQKLKTQGITLLSYLSNNAYYAEIAPEFYNKSSASDNIRALIAIDPKYKLDPMIVDNAIPDYAAAGGNGIKVVVSYFKGVDRKRVEQDLAGLFLKNSNNDTTFNEIYIQASKEKLEEVAKFNWVQNIELVAPPVESDNKPGVTSHKANLLGSTIPGLGYGLTGKGIKIGVWDGNLEPHKDHTGRVINREYESNSSHGDHVAGTIGGAGLLDPKARGMAPEVQMFGWNFNTQSNGLSVQQERVKAANEDGIELTSNSYGVNLTSGYNTRRYDTGDRGDDNVTVTFPYLLNIYSNGNAQTAYPGGFNTSTKNSKNALHVAANNPDDLISSYSSFGPTIDGRLVPQIAAVGTNVYSLDYSNSYQIMSGTSMATPGTTGTVALLYERYKNIYGTKPLASLMKALVTGTSKDAGNPGPDYKYGFGNLNGLRAVRALDNRTFYSSTVSNGQSYEKEIVVPAGLVTLKVLLAYTDLQGTPGASSVLVNDLDVKIVKDGVTTLPWVLNATTPNANAVRGVDNLNNIEQITLDNPAAGTYKIIVSGSRVPIGTQEFSVVYDLVAPELILTYPIGGEKFDTDSTEYIRWDYEGEAKPFTIEYSVDGGINYQLIAKDVPSAARNFAWKVPAGIVANAKIRVIAGSKVDTSKEVFNIITEPRNLVIAPAACGVSSYKMDWDPIPGAKYEVLKMNGYKFDVVATVTDPTYTFTVSTGDDNWFSVRTIDIASGIVSERVRAVNVEPVSQAVVSAATLPFVENFNSRKAANYVFSKGTTGLVKYEYINADFVDGAKMAGSGDASSSPWVASTSANAFTNNPNFVKKVSFCDIDATSLTGKTIGLKFNLIWSTVGASPLPNKNFFRLVVNGTPVNSYENVGVYGGTATSGNTELLYDLSAYAGTVFTVVFESVMDNDVQVIANDNVYNSVFIDNVSIFEATATDLELTSLIPNTGITANETVKVKVFNHSPVAVSNVPVSYKIDGGAEVIETIPGPINPFTEASFDFVQKADFSTPKLYTVVGKVNYTGDAVADNNTIEKSVRNTGTDVLMGGAAPAPTCAATFTDSGSRYANYANNLSQTITFKPATAGNSIKVTFSAFNVEQDYDYLYVYNGTSATAPLLGTFTGNTLPPSLTSTAAGGELTFRFTSDSDVNELGWIADIECVAKPVITDVSVVSITTPEVLGKKTSTHDVTIRVSNLGGSALTNHPVFYQINGAAKVTENVPTIAAYSTVSFTFATKADLSVVDATYTIKAGADLPDSNPSNDAVEKVVYNKNELPVHTNTNGYAISRFKWNDVVNNSGTTAYSDFKNIKIPVYAGFTYQPEVTITKTETPITRDLSATATGVFTMIVIDLNGDGNLTDEFYAGNFWVNTTPTSASPAIASTTSTHYFRNMATLAGGFTIPANTTSGDKLMRVLHMFRSPSEYFNVNLGPTFDGLTSSRSDFEVEEYTISVLPFTAADASIDAISAPIKPGNAPVTVSAVIRNYSTAAISNFPVAYKINNGAEVIQNQVASIAAGGTATITFTTKADLGAPGDYTIQVYTKLPADTDPLNDSKSITLSHAANYATNVTGTFDGVNDFIITGATPALNLTNNYTYELWVNQKQPTTFARLLDKSTALAFIHTNNSLSLYKENSLVISITTAGGPYVINTGVNTIKQNTWHHIAYTVSAANVYTVYIDGVSVPYTSTGTAGASTSNAAAPAYIGNNAGLARGLNGNIDEVRIWAGVRNQATIAANSTTKYVGNEPGLLAYYSFSEGNKQFVFDSTISDNTAVVTNADTNGLGDGKFWNVPVLLQKIDFVNQLATSYDAPTKTFTVILNNGSDITNAIANYTLGMKSIAKIGGVTQVNGVTPNDFTNPVTLTVEGVGFNTGISETYTIKVVTGLSNESKLLSYDFKTVSNPGLSQEIYTDIVGNNATKTVPFGYNVSNLIADFTVSPGAELYVDGVKQLNSKVTASDYRNSLLVTVVSENKQSQTNYTVDINAKNTKASILSYSVANQVGTSVIDPVAKTVKVQVNNNANLSALVPNAQVSDFATLRIGTYVQTSGVTSLNYTGPVSYNVLAQNGTIEYWTLTIEVAKPTITLLGNAVVSIDKGCVYTDAGYTAVDNTNTDITSSVIVSGTVDVNTPGQYIVTYTVKDALQNQATVTRTVNVSSTTCTLGLPTNAINGFVLYPNPVIEGKVHVKSASDSPKNIVISDMTGKKVLSVKTEKTEVNVLGLPSGVYLIKVEQDGNTAIEKLIIR